In Acanthopagrus latus isolate v.2019 chromosome 17, fAcaLat1.1, whole genome shotgun sequence, the following are encoded in one genomic region:
- the preb gene encoding prolactin regulatory element-binding protein isoform X1, which yields MGKRRVPDLYRAPFPLYSIKVDPKTGLVITAGGGGASKTGIKNAVQFLDLQLVGEQQYSATLLHSHDTDTRATMNMAVGNGVIAAGQDGTCSVMSFKHCTQKEGSTAAAKDGNIAQQGDTRRRAGKGDRGGQDGAAVSGETPNMKDETAHISVADLAELQSDLNPQDPLQKVVRFSPDFTLLLTGGTDGHIRVWEFPSLKKKYDFKAHEGEIEDLDMSPMNKHLVTVGRDFACSVWSGSQLAMGLKWLETMPQIAEKTYRYMACRFGKVEDQKDVLRLYTVQIPHKRDRKPPPCYLTKWDGKSFLPMLTAPCGTEVISSLAVSDSGTFLGLGTVTGSVAIYITFSLQKLYYVQESHGIVVTDLAFLPDVLKGKNIKGNNETAMLSVAVDSRCQVHAVPNRRSFPVWLVLFFCGLMVVGIVLLLQYLFPGFI from the exons ATGGGGAAGAGGAGGGTGCCAGACCTGTACAGAGCCCCCTTCCCCTTGTACTCCATTAAAGTGGACCCTAAAACAGGGCTGGTgatcacagcaggaggaggaggggcttCCAAAACAGGCATAAAGAATGCTGTG CAATTCCTGGATCTGCAGCTAGTTGGAGAGCAACAGTACAGTGCCACTCTCCTTCACTCTCATGATACGGACACACGTGCCACCATGAACATGGCTGTAGGTAATGGTGTGATTGCTGCAGGACAGGATGGGACCTGCTCTGTGATGAGCTTTaaacactgcacacagaaaGAAGGAAGCACAGCTGCTGCTAAAGATG GGAACATTGCACAGCAGGGAGATACCAGGCGGCGAGCTGGGAAAGGAGACAGAGGTGGACAAGATGGAGCTGCAGTGTCTGGAGAAACCCCCAATATGAAGGATGAGACAGCTCACATTTCTGTGGCTGATTTGGCTGAACTGCAGTCAGACCTGAACCCTCAAGACCCACTCCAGAAGGTGGTCAGGTTCAGTCCTGACTTCACCCTTCTGCTGACAGGAGGCACAGACGGACATATCCGAGTCTGGGAG TTTCCATCCCTGAAGAAGAAGTATGACTTCAAAGCACATGAAGGGGAGATTGAAGACTTGGATATGAGTCCAATGAACAAG CACCTGGTGACTGTTGGCCGGGACTTTGCCTGCAGTGTATGGAGTGGCAGCCAGTTGGCTATGGGTCTTAAATGGCTTGAGACCATGCCTCAAATAGCTGAGAAGACATATCGATATATGGCTTgcag GTTTGGAAAGGTGGAAGACCAAAAAGATGTACTGAGGCTTTACACGGTCCAGATTCCCCATAAACGAGACAGAAAACCTCCTCCTTGCTACCTCACCAAGTGGGATGGCAAGAGCTTCTTGCCCATGCTGACAGCTCCTTGTGGAACTGAGGTCATCTCCAGTCTAGCTGTCAG TGACTCTGGAACATTTCTTGGCCTTGGGACTGTGACAGGATCTGTGGCCATCTACATCACTTTCTCCCTGCAG AAGCTGTATTATGTACAGGAGTCCCATGGCATTGTTGTGACGGACCTGGCCTTCCTGCCTGATGTGCTAAAGGGCAAAAATATCAAAGGGAATAATGAAACAGCCATGTTGAGTGTAGCTGTGGACAGCCGCTGTCAAGTACATGCTGTCCCCAACCGAA GATCCTTTCCTGTCTGGCTCGTGCTGTTCTTCTGTGGCCTCATGGTAGTGGGAATCGTCCTTCTCCTTCAATACCTCTTTCCGGGATTTATTTAA
- the preb gene encoding prolactin regulatory element-binding protein isoform X2, with product MYSKKATSQQFLDLQLVGEQQYSATLLHSHDTDTRATMNMAVGNGVIAAGQDGTCSVMSFKHCTQKEGSTAAAKDGNIAQQGDTRRRAGKGDRGGQDGAAVSGETPNMKDETAHISVADLAELQSDLNPQDPLQKVVRFSPDFTLLLTGGTDGHIRVWEFPSLKKKYDFKAHEGEIEDLDMSPMNKHLVTVGRDFACSVWSGSQLAMGLKWLETMPQIAEKTYRYMACRFGKVEDQKDVLRLYTVQIPHKRDRKPPPCYLTKWDGKSFLPMLTAPCGTEVISSLAVSDSGTFLGLGTVTGSVAIYITFSLQKLYYVQESHGIVVTDLAFLPDVLKGKNIKGNNETAMLSVAVDSRCQVHAVPNRRSFPVWLVLFFCGLMVVGIVLLLQYLFPGFI from the exons ATGTACAGCAAAAAGGCAACAAGTCAG CAATTCCTGGATCTGCAGCTAGTTGGAGAGCAACAGTACAGTGCCACTCTCCTTCACTCTCATGATACGGACACACGTGCCACCATGAACATGGCTGTAGGTAATGGTGTGATTGCTGCAGGACAGGATGGGACCTGCTCTGTGATGAGCTTTaaacactgcacacagaaaGAAGGAAGCACAGCTGCTGCTAAAGATG GGAACATTGCACAGCAGGGAGATACCAGGCGGCGAGCTGGGAAAGGAGACAGAGGTGGACAAGATGGAGCTGCAGTGTCTGGAGAAACCCCCAATATGAAGGATGAGACAGCTCACATTTCTGTGGCTGATTTGGCTGAACTGCAGTCAGACCTGAACCCTCAAGACCCACTCCAGAAGGTGGTCAGGTTCAGTCCTGACTTCACCCTTCTGCTGACAGGAGGCACAGACGGACATATCCGAGTCTGGGAG TTTCCATCCCTGAAGAAGAAGTATGACTTCAAAGCACATGAAGGGGAGATTGAAGACTTGGATATGAGTCCAATGAACAAG CACCTGGTGACTGTTGGCCGGGACTTTGCCTGCAGTGTATGGAGTGGCAGCCAGTTGGCTATGGGTCTTAAATGGCTTGAGACCATGCCTCAAATAGCTGAGAAGACATATCGATATATGGCTTgcag GTTTGGAAAGGTGGAAGACCAAAAAGATGTACTGAGGCTTTACACGGTCCAGATTCCCCATAAACGAGACAGAAAACCTCCTCCTTGCTACCTCACCAAGTGGGATGGCAAGAGCTTCTTGCCCATGCTGACAGCTCCTTGTGGAACTGAGGTCATCTCCAGTCTAGCTGTCAG TGACTCTGGAACATTTCTTGGCCTTGGGACTGTGACAGGATCTGTGGCCATCTACATCACTTTCTCCCTGCAG AAGCTGTATTATGTACAGGAGTCCCATGGCATTGTTGTGACGGACCTGGCCTTCCTGCCTGATGTGCTAAAGGGCAAAAATATCAAAGGGAATAATGAAACAGCCATGTTGAGTGTAGCTGTGGACAGCCGCTGTCAAGTACATGCTGTCCCCAACCGAA GATCCTTTCCTGTCTGGCTCGTGCTGTTCTTCTGTGGCCTCATGGTAGTGGGAATCGTCCTTCTCCTTCAATACCTCTTTCCGGGATTTATTTAA